TCCGCTTCACAACCTTGCCGGAAAGGCGAATGACGACGTCGTGCTCATAAGTCTTTCCATTAATCGTAATCGCGCCAAATGTGATGCTCTCAATCCTCATCGCGACCTCCTCAGAAGGTTGCCAGTCACCTCGGCCTTCATCCGCTCGGTGACTGCATATGGCCGTCATGAGTTGCCGCCAACGTGCGCCGAGCGACTTCACCTCCGGGCCCCAGAAGCGGAAGCAATCGGCACCGGCCCAGTCAACTGGTGCAGACGACCTCTTTATCTCCGGCGTTTGGCCAGCCCTCGATATGCTCCCCCTTGTCCCCCGCGCTTACTCGCAGTCCTGCTCGGCCGCACCGGCCGACGAGAAGGCACGTGCCGATAGGCTTACCATCAGCCTTCGCGACCAGCGCCACACCGTGGCTCTGATCGGAAGCAAATAACTCCAACGATCTCAATTCTTCTTCGAAGGACGCACGGAGCACCGAAAACGCATTGGCGCGCCACCGCGCGCAGATGGCCAACTCCGGCGTGTCGAGCCCCACGACGAACGTCTGAATGCTGGACATCGGAACCTCCACGCCGCCATCCTATCTTCCTTGTCGGCACCGCGCATCACGATCTTAAGCACGTCATCCGGCAACGGCCGTTGCAGCGCCATCGCCTCATCCCATGGCGCACGCGCACGCATCCAGACGTCGCGCTCCTCGTCGGTCGTCAGGATCACCGGCATCGCCTTCGGGTGGATCGGCGCGACGACCATCAGGCAGTCAGGTCATTATGTCGCAGCCGCCGCGCGGGAACCCTTGGGTTGTGCAGGCGTCCTGCCGTCAGCTTACCGAGTCATCAACCGGTGCTGCGGAAATCCACAATTCGACGGTGGGCGCGCAGAACGCCGAGTTCTGGCTCGCATTGCGCACTCACATTCAGGAGGAAGCCACAATGAGGAGAGAATTGATAACCACGGTAGCGGCCGGTTGCCTGATTGGCATGACGAGCCTTTCGGCCCTGGCGGCAAGCGCTTTCGAAGGTGTGTGGCAGGTCAAGGACACGGCTGGGCAGCCCTTCGAGATTACGCTGTCCAGCGGTGGCGCGGCGAAAGCAACCCGAGGCGAGGGCATGACCGGGACATGGAAGGAAGAGGGTGACGCCGCGGTGATTACCTGGAACACGGGTTGGACAACAAAGATCGCAAAGCAAGGCAATCAATACCACAAGACCGCCTATCGCAAAGGCCAGGCACTCGACGCTGCACCAGCCAATAGCTCGGACGCACAGAAGGTCAAGTGACGGATCATTTCGCACGGCGGCCTGACGCGTCTGCAAGGTGTGCGCATCTATACGTCGCGCTCCTCGTCGGTCGTCAGGATCACCGGCATCGCCTTGGGATGGATCGGCTCGATCACGGCGTTGGCTTGCTTCGTGCGCAGCCGAGATGAAGAGACTCCTCGCAATCCTCCTCGCTGCAGGTCGGTGTGGACAACCTTGCACTAGCTGCGCAAGCCGCGCGCCCAGCAACTAGCCACCCACTCTCAGGAGCGCGTCACGCCCGAACAGTGCGCAGGAAATTCGCGACCTCGTCCTTGAGTCGAGCCGAATCGCGCGACAACAGCCCGGCGGATGACAGGAGCTGGGCCGATGCGCTGCCCGTTTCGGCTGCGCCACGCTGCACATCGGCGACGCCGGCACTGACCTCGCCGGTGCCCTGGGCCGCCCGCTGGATGTTGCGAGCGATCTCGTGCGTCGCCGCGCCCTGCTGCTCCACCGCAGCGGCGACCGCCGTGGCGATTTCGGACATTCCTTCAGCTGCTCCAGCGTGCCGAGCGCATCGGCCGCCGATCGGAAAGCGCGATCGAGCTTCGCGGTGATGATGACGTCGCCCGGCTGCAGCGCGGCCAGGAGACGTTGCCCTTCCTTCCGTTCCGCGAGCGGTACCGAACCGGAGACACCTTCCTCAATGAAGAACTCGGCAATCTGCCAGCCCTTCATCATCGCGTAGCCGGCGATCTGCTGGCGCTGCTGGTCGAGCGAAAGGCCGCCTTTTGCCCGCTCTGCCGTTGAAACTCTGGAATATCCGAAGACTTTCATGGTCGCCTCTGTGGCGTTGCGTAGCAATGCCACATGGGCAATGCCACAGGCAAAAGCAAGCAAAAGCGCGCAGGATCTCGGTGCGATCAGTACAAAGTTGCCGACCTGGAACGATACCACCGGCAGCACCGTTGTTCTGGGCGCGGTATCTCCGCGGGCCGCGCGGCCCCGCCGGATATAACTACCCTTCGAAAAGCCGTCCTCCGGCGGGGTCTAAGGCACCGGCCGGACGCAGGTAGCGCAGAAACGGAGGCTTCCTCCGAAAAAAATCTGAGGGGCGCGGTTGCGTGGGTGTCTCAAAGCATACCAAATTGAACCGGCCTACTGCACAGCCCGGAACGGATCGGCCGAGTCGACGGTTCCTATATGCGCGGCTGTTGGAGCCGCGTGTGGTCCCGTCGCCGCTTCCCCTCATTGCCCCGATGGCGGCGGGGCCGGGTAACGAGGAGGCGACGATGCGCCTTCACATCCATAACCCTGCGATCGACCTTGTCGCCCTCGCAGCCGGCACCGTTCTCGTGCTCGGTTTTATGGCTGCGATCGCTGTGCTGGTCCGCTAGGAAAAAATTTCGGGGCGTAGGTGTGTACGGGCCTACGGGCCGGGCCGGCTAGTGGTGGCGCGCTCTGTCACCGTTGGCGCCGCCAAACCTATCACCAAACTTATCACTGGCCTCGGCGGTGTCAGACTCCACCAGCTGCTCGGCCTCTTCCCATGCGGCGGCGCTGGTCAGAAGTCCGGCGAAGACGACCTCGCCGTTGACGGTGACGGCATAGGTGCCGTCGTTGAGGTGGAGGATCTTGACGGTGGTCATGGTGTCAACAGTTCGGCAACGCGCTCGTTGCCGACGCGTTCCTCACCGGCCGGAACGCGTAACTTGAAGCCCGCCGCCAACCCACAGGCGCGGCGCGCTCGCGCGTACGTCCTTTGATCTATCTCAATGGCCCCTTTGGTTCTCCGCGAACCCTACGCCCAAGCCCTCATGCTCAGAGGAGGCGCGCCGGATCATCGGAGGGCAGTCCCGTTTTATACCGCTACACACAGGGGGTGTACGTCACCTTATTGACGATCGTTATGGTTCCTCGGGAGGTATGGGGTATTTATTCGGATGGTCTTGCCGGGTGTTCAATCATCTCATCCGCGAAATCATCGATTTATCGACACCATAACTGCGCGCAATGTCGGTCATCGATTCACCTGCCGATCGCCGACGCAATGCCTCGGCGCGCTGATAAGCCGAGAGTTTGAACTTCGGTCCGAACTTCACACCATCGCGCTTGGCACGTTCGCGGCCCGCCCCAGTTCGCTCGCGGATCAGTTCGCGCTCGAACTCAGCAATCGCAGCCAGCAACGTGGAGAGCAGCCGTCCTTGCGGAGTGCCGGTGTCCCAGAGCGGGTCGCCCAACGATTTGAACGCCGCCCCAGCCTTGCCGATGCGGTCGATCAGATCGAGTAGCTCGCGGGTGGAACGGCCGAGCCGGTCCAGCTTCGTCACGATCACAACGTCGCCCGGCCGCAGCTTGACCATCAGTTTCGCCAGTTGCGGCCGGTCCGCCCGCACGCCGGAAATCTTCTCTTGGTAGACGGTCTTGCACCCAGCGCCCGCCAGTTTGTCCAACTGGTCGCTCAAGTCCTGACCCTGCGTCGAGACTCGGGCATATCCAATCAGCGTACCCATGATCGCGCTCTATTGTGCAAATAAGATACGCAATATCTAAGTTGTTGAAATGATTACGTCACGGGTCTGTTGCACAAATTTCAATTTGCGCAATTGATGATATCAATCCCGCCTGTCGTCAGGCAGACGCCTTCTGCCGCGCTTCAAGGGCTCGAAACCCGATTCTGCACAACTGCGCCAGGGCCGCCTCGATAGCCGCGTCGTCGTTGCGTTGGTCTTCCGTGAGTAGCCCGAGCGCCACCCACGCGGCGATTGTCCGCTCGGCATGGGCAATCTCAATGCTGAGCAGCTTAGTGCCTGCTCGTTGACGTCTGCGATAACGACGCGAATATCGGCGAGCCTGCGCGCGCTTACGAAGTAGCCGCTCAACTCGCTCTGAGAGCCTGCGCGGCATATTGATATCAGTGCCGCGCGGGAGCGGGACGCCGCAGCCAAGACTGATCCGCTACATCAGCCTGCTGTGGCGGCAGGAATAGCCATTGCTTGGGTGGGCGCAGCGACAAACGCCGGCTAATGTTTTTTAGATGATCGGACACGGCTGTATAACCTAGCGACCGCAGCACATGCTCAGCATCACGGACGTCCTCACGATAAGGCGCAGCGACCCTGAGCAGCGCGTCGATTACCTCGACCTCATTCCACCCCTCACGGCGCGCAACTTCGATGCAGTAGCCGAAAACTTCAGCCTGTGTTCGCAGCGGCGAGAGATCATAGCGGCACTCACGCGGCGGCGTACCGCCTTCGGCAACCCGGCGGCGGATTTCGGCAATCTGCTCATCAGTCAGGATCGGCATCATCGATCTCCTCAGCCTCGATCACCTTGGCGATGCGGCGGCGCGACGATGGCGGCTCGTTGCCTAAAAGGTCAAGCGCCTGCCGGAAGGTCGTCACGAACTGGACCGCGTCAACGCCGACGCTCAAATCAACATGTTTTGGTAGAAGCGACGCAACTATTTTCACGAAGCCTGTTGGGTCCTCCACGGCGCAGGTCTCTAGGGCACGAGCACCGTGCTTTTGCCACGTCGCGCGCAGGTCTTCGAGGAAGGATTCTGACATCCTGTTGCGCGAACCTAGCGCCCGACCCTTGGGATTACCGGACTGCCCGGGCTGCCACGGCGGCGCCCGACGCTCCATGAACTTCTTTTTGCGGTCACCCACGAAATCGGCCATCCCGATTCACCGTCAAGGAGGACTGAACAGAGTCTCAATCCTACCATGATTTGCCGAAGTTGAGCGTCAGGCATGATGGCTAATATGGTGCAGGCACACTGGCAAGGTGGGTGGGCTCACAACGCGTACAAAGTGTGGGGCAGAGTACCCGGGGCCGGTGTCGCGCACGGACCCCTATATGTGAAACACATAGGAGCGCGACGGCGTCGTCGCGCTTCCTATGTATATAGGGGGGAGCACCACGACGCTGGATGCGCGACGGAGCGCGACGTATGCTCGACGGGAGCGCGACGCTTTTACACTATTATTAGTCTGGAACGCGGATCCGATGGCCTGCCGTAGGTCTCAACGCGAAGCTTTTCGGCCTTGAAGAGCTGCCGCATGGCCTCCTCAAGCTCTTCCTTTTTGAGCCTGTGCTTTTTTGCTTCATCTTCACGGGCGAAGGCCGTGGGCGCGTAGTTGTTGGCATTTTTCTTATCGCAGACGTTTCGCCCCTCTACGAGGAATCGCCGTAGCAAGTCAAGGAACACCACTTGCGCCTTGGCCTCCCGCGCCAGCTTGTCGAGGTTAGAGATCCCACCTTCGGGCAGGAACAAGCCGCGCTGATAGCGCAGCACGATGCTCTCGCTGCAGGGGCCATATTGATTTTTCTTAAACTCGAATTCGCGCAGATCATTATCATCGCGTTGCTCGCCATCGTCGGCTTTGACGCCCTTGAGGTATTGCCGGAAGCGGAAGGCACCGTGCCAGGCGGTCGAACCGGAGATACCCGAGCCCGAAGCGATGCCCTGCAAGCTGGGGTGGCTCAGCACGGTGACCGATCCGTCCGAGACCATGGCCAGTGCCTGCATATGCATCGCGAAGGCGTACACTTGGACGCGGTCGATCTCACTACCGGCAAAGGCGCGTGAGAGCGTATCGATCGAAATGTTCTTGGGCTTGATGTCGCCTGCGGCTTCATAAACCTGGCGATAAAGGCCGGTCACTTCCACTTTGCCGCCTCTGGTGAGTGCGCAGAGCGTCGCATCCTTACCGAGCAAGGGCAGAATGTGGAGTCCGCCCTCGATCAGCTCGCTGAACGTCAGACCGTAATGCCCGGCGATGGCCGCGAGCCGGATATGGATTTCGTCGACATCATCCTCGGCGCCGAGATAGAAGGCGGGTCCGGACTCAGGCAGAGACCCCAACCAGTCCTTGCCGGCAACATGGGCAACGTCTTTCATTAACTCGATGATGCTTTTGCCGGTGCCGCCTTCGCCCGAGAACAAGCCGGCCTGCTTGAGCGGCACACGGTCCCGGATTGCCCATTTGCGTTCGGGGACGGGTTGATGATCCCAGGTTGACATATCGAGCCATGGCAACGGGAGGGGTGGCGTCGGGTCGGAACTTGTTCTTTCCTCTGCGTCAATTTTGGCTCTAGCACTCGACACCATTGTCTGGATCTCGTCGAGCCGACGCCACTTGCGGTCCGGATCGACATCTTGCAGGTCCCCAACCGCCTGGTGCAGGAAATTGACGACCGCGCCGTCCATCATCTTGGCCCGCAGGAGTGACATTGCGAAAGCGGTCAGCGCGTCATGATCGATCAGGTTGCCAAGGTAGTAGCTCCAATTGGCAGGGCCATCATTGTGGTCGTGGTCAAAGCCGTTGCCACCGCTCTGCTGTTGTCGCCGCTTGCGCGTGAAGCCATGGTCGCGGCAGAGCAAGTCCGCCGCTTGGTCAACGAGTGTTTGCGCTTCCTCTTGATTGATGTAGGGCAGGTCATCGTGTTTTATGGGCCTTCCCGGCTCGCCGCCGAACCAGGAGTACGGCTTGTGGGTGTCCGGATGGATGCCGAAAGCGACAAACTGCTGACCATCGGCCAAAAATTCGAGTTTTTGCTCGTTGCCATCTGGCGCGATTAGCGTGATGGCAATCTTCTTGAAAGGCGCACCGGTGCGGAATGGGATCGCGCGCTTGGGGGTAGCGCCGAAGCGGCACAAGATATAACCGCGTTCCTCAAATCGCTCGCGCGTGAGCGCCTCGACGGCATCGACGCCTTCAGGATTCTTGATGTCGATATCGAAGGTCGGTGTGTACTTGGTCAGGATTCCGGTATTGCTTGCCGCCGGATATAGCTGCTGCCAGATGTCGATATCCCCGCGCGAAGCGTAGGGACGATCTGACCACGCACCGAGCACCGCGCGTTTACCTTCGACCGGCGTGATATCAAAACCGGCTTCCAGAAGATCGATGCGCTCGGGAGTGGTCATGATCGCCCCAACGACAGGCTAGTATGGAATCTCGTCGTCCATGTCGTTGCGGTCACTGGCTTTCATCGCCTTCGCCGCCGCTACTTTCTCTGCCGGTGAGATCGGCGGCGAGATGGGCTTTACGATCACGCTATCGGTCGGTTTCCCTTGAAAGTCCACCGCTCCGAGCGAGAGTTCGATCACCTTGCCGACCCACTCATCGGAATTCCTGCCATAGGCCCGCACGAGGGCTCGGCAGTTGGTCGTGTTTAGGCCGAGGACTTCGCCGGTTGCGAATACAGCTTCCGGCTTGTCGAACTTGCCGTCGCGGATTTGCGCGATCTGCATCTGCAGCGGCCCATCGCGCACGTCGTCGACCTTGATGAATTGGCCGCCTGCGTATTTCTTCATGTCCATTCTGTTTCCTTTCGCTTCGTATTGATCTTTCGTTTGTGTGCCATGCCACGGCTGCAATGCTTGACCTCCCGTGTTGGTGGGTTCCGGTGCGAAAGACGAGCGCAGCACGATGGGCTCAGTCGGGCGGCCAAAGCGCTGCAGAGTTTCTAAGATGAAGGTGATTGCAGGTGTTGAAAGCCAGCCGCGATGACTACCGCAAGCCGCGCAGACTAGGCTTGCATTGTGCTTTGCATCGCTGCCAATGACGGCGACGTTGTCGCAGCAGGGACGCTCGCGATCGATCAATCTGTCGAGCTTTATTACAAGCGCGATCAGCGGCAGGGACGATTGCGCGTCCGCACTTTGCCGACGTTGCTGCTCAGTCGGATGGTCGGATGGCGTGATGTTGCGCATAGACGTCGTCCTCTTGCGTTTCGGGACGGCGCGCGGTACGTTATCTCGTGGCTTTCAGGGCCAGCCCTAGCGTATCGTGCACCTGTGCCGTGCACCCGGCTTAACATGGCGGGGGGCGTGGGGATCGAACCCACTCCAGTCGGCGGCTCCAAACCCGACTAAAGACCGGTGGACCTTTTCCTTCCCCCGTGGACAAACCAAACGCCGCCCTAAGGGGGGCGGCGTTTGTTTTAGGCAGCATCCGAGGGCTGCTGCTCCAGTGCTTTCAGCCAAGCGCGCACGCTGTCTTCAGCGTAAAAGACCGTGCTGCCAACTTGCGTCCATGGCGGCCCTTTATGCTGGTGCCGCCAAACCTGCAGTGCGCGTCTGCTCTTCTTCAGCTGAGCCGCGAGCTCTGGCTCGGTGAGATAATGGGCGAGAATCGACATAGCCGCGTCCTGTTGTTGTTAGATGCGGCCATCATCGCAGCAATGCGATTTAGTGTTAGGGCCATAACCCCAAAAGAGTTCTTACAGGGTTATGCCCCTCCGAGCCGCCGTGCGGTCCTATGCAAGTACTCGCCTAGAGCTGCCTCTCCTTCTGGTGTTTGCAGGGGATCGCTCGTCGCGCCCTGAGCGACATCGCGCGCGGTTGACAGAACCGCCTCGACTAGACTGAGCAATGAACCTTCCCGCGCAGCGTCGCCTTTGCCGGTCCGCCCGGTCGCGTGGCGGTAGGCAAGGATCAGACCTTCAGCCAGCGCCTCGAAGGCTACCATCTTGGTCGGGCCACCCTTATCGCCTTTCTCGTCTTGCTTAAGTGCGTCGGCATGGCGGCGAGCCGCTGCAGCAAGGCCTTCAATATCAGGAGGACTTCCTGCTAGGTTCACCTCAATCGCTTTGAGTGACGGAAATCTGAATGCAGGGTCGCGATAGAAGGCCGCTGCCGGCAGATCATCGAGGGCGGCTTGCAAGCTGCATAGGCGTTTTGCTGTGGCCTGAGCCTCGCGAGCGACCCGCTTCAGCGCCTCGCGCAAGTCGCTACCGCGCCGACGATATGGAGTCGCAATCTGCGCACGCATGCACGCGTGTAGCGCCTCGGTCACGTCATCGCGGAATTGTTTGAACCGCGCGTCTTTGCGTGTCAAGCCGATCTTTTTCGCCCACAGCTCGACGTTCGAGGCGACGGCATCGTCGACAAGCTTGCGCGCCTGGTCGAGAAGCTTGGGCACGGTGTTGGGTGTTGTGGGACTTACCATCGCGCGCCTCCGTGGCGCAGAGAGAGGCGCGGCGGCAGCGCGTTCACGGAATACGCGCGTTCGGCTCGTCAGCCTAGCCGCCGCACAGGCAATTTAGCGCACAGCCGGACCAAGGCAGTGAACTACTCGTGACGGATTCGAGCATCGCGTTTGCCTGCTCGATGACGGCAAGTGTCTTGACCTGCGGCCAGTCGCGCCCCCGGCGTCTCCCGCTTCCGTTACCGATCAGGGTCGCGGCAGTGTCCTTGGCACTGTCGCGCTTGAGAAACTCGTGCGTCTTTATCGCCATTGATCCAATCATCTAATCATCGTCGCTTCGGACGCTTCAGCGACTTGCTGTTGTTTCGCTTCTTGCCCGGTTTCTTATCGGGTGATTGAATGATTGGATCGTCAGGCAGGTATCTCGCAAACGCATCCACGAATTGCGTGGCTTCGTAGCCCATACGCCCAAAATCCTTGCGTCCTGTGGGGTGCAGTGGCTTGGGGTGAATATCGAAGGCATCGAGCAAAAACGCGACCTGCCGCTGCGTAATTTTGCCGCCATGGTTATATTCGGCCCAAATGCTGGTTGGGTCGCAGCGCAGATAGGCCACAATCTCCTCGGAGGTCACAAACGTCTTGCGACCATCAGCGAAGATTTCCCTGAAAGCTGACAACAGCTGTACGTTGTCTGATGGACGACGCCCAGTATGGGTAAGCCGTTCCGCCGCCTCGCGTGCCCGCTCGGGCCATGGTCCGCCGGCCAGTTCCGCAATCGCCAGCAGTAGATGCCAGTTCATTGCAGCACGATTATTAAGACCGGGCAGCATGGAGGGCTTCGCATCCTTCAACGCCGCCGCGTCGTCAGCAGCCCAGCGGGCAAACTTCCGCCTCGACATGGCGAACTCAACATCATCGACTTGATGAAATCTTTCCTTCTTTTCGTCGGCCCGCTTGGGCCGCATCCGCAGCTCGATACAGCGGGTGCGCGTTGCCTGTGGCAGATTGCGCCCGAGTAAAGCGATGCCCTTCGGCGTGTAGGGGTCAAAATACACCGTCTCCCACACACCATTGATGCACACCTGGCGAGGAATCTTGGCGCCTCGTGTCCAGCCTGCGTTGATGATGTGCTTCAGGTCGCTGCGACGAACGAACAGGTCATCAGCTTCGTCGATCATAATTGTTGGCTTGACCCGATCGACATGCCGATAGAGGGACGGCCCAGTGATTTCAACGTTAAGTGAGAAACGCGGCACCGCGCGGCCAATAACAGCGATCAGCGTGCTCTTACCACTGTCAGGCTCGGCGCTGGTCGCCGCCAGAAGCGGCGAATGGATCGGCACGCCGTGATCGTAACACCAGCAATGCGCCGTCCAGAGCACGGCTGCCGTCAATTGGTGCGGTTGAAGTGCAACATAGCGGGAAATCTTATCGCAAAACTCTGAGAGCAGCACCGCAACGTCGACGGGCTCCGGCCACGGCTCGGTCTCACTCGGCGCTTCTTCACCGCCTTCGATGCCAAGGAAATCCTCACACTCTTTGCGCAAAACTGCGACATCTTCGCCGAGCCGTTCCGCGAGCCGTCCCAGCTCCTTCGCTTGTCGGGCAACAGGCAGCCGGGCGAGGGTCGCGAAGCCCATGATCTTCTCTTTGCTCTTATGGGCGCTTTCTTTCTCCGCGCGGCGCTTTTCCTGCTCCGCCTGCTTCTCGGCCTGCCGCTTGACGCGCTCGGCTTCCTTCGCAGCCTGTGCCTTCTCTTTTGCGAGTTGTTTCTTCTTCCGTTCTTCCGCTGCCTCGCGCTTGGCCCGCTCGTCGATGATCGCCTTGACTGCAGTCTTCAGGATTGCAGAGGTGGTGCCCAGCGCCTCGGCCCGCAGCGGCTGTGACAGTTGAAAAGCGCGGTCCAGCTCGGAGAGACTGGCGAGACGCTCGGCCTCGACCTGGATGCGGCGCAGCTTTTCCTCGTCGAAGGGCCGAGGGCTCGGAAATTCGATGATGCCGTGCTCGGCCATGTCGTTCTCCATCTTTCAGTCCGCCTTTTGCGGGGCCATACGGGCGCGGTCGAACGTTTCGAGATCCCCGGCATCCCAGTAGCGCACTTTGTTGATCCGCATGGGCTGCGGTAAAATCCCGGCCTCAAGCCATCGGTCAATAGTTCGCGAGGTCACGCCGTAGCGCTCACACAAGGCGCGCGTTGGCAGCTTTCTGACCATGTTTTGGGATGGGGCTGTGCTCTGCTTATGTCTCGACATCGTGCATCATGTCTCCGTCGATGCTGTCACGATGTACGCCGCGTCGGCTTTGCAGGCGAGCAAAAGGTAGTCCGCTATACTGGGCAGTATGCTGGACTCTCAGCGATGCTTGAGCCGTTCGAGGATTGGACTCCATTCGTGCCAGATCTCATGCAGGCGGCTTCGCTTGATGCCAAACCTTTCTCCCGCCATCGACATCGCGCGCTTCACCTGATCACCCTTTTGCAATCTTGCCGCGATGAATTCGGCAACCATTTTTTCAGCCTCTGCATTGGACCGCTTGCCTTCGCGGCGATTTTTGAAGCCGATCGTGCGCTCGACCTCATCGCGATCAGGATCGATCAAGTCCGCCAGGATGCAGCGTAAGCCGAGGTCGAGCGGCGTGGAGGAGCGCAGCATGCGCGCAAGAGCCCGCCGGGCCTCCAGGTATTCCGGCGATCCTTCCTTCAAATAGATCCGGGTCGGCAAGCCGTGCCTATCCTGCGCCGCGCGACCGCAGATCAATTCAATGATCCGTTCCTGGTCTTTGGTCATGAGTCGGCCTCGTATTCGGGACCGAGCCAGCGCCCTTGTCTCTGATGAGGCTGACGACGTAATCGCCCCATTTCTGCATCGCTTCCCTTTTGTCATCCAAATATTCTGCAAAATTATAATGCCCACGCACGCCGCTCCTTGCGACGCCGACATGGTTGAGAAGCGCGTCCGCGATATGGGGCGGGATTTTACAAACGTCCTGGCCGAGTCGATCAAACGTGCGTCGAAGATCATGCAGAACCCATGGCCGGACTTTGTCGCCAAGCCGCTCGTCCAGTGCGGTCTTGCATTTCGACCATCCGCTAAACCCCCCCGCGCCTTCACCAAATACAAAATCACTTCCTTCTCGCGCCTTACGCTTCTGCAAAATAGCGATTGCCTGTTTCGAGAGCGGGATCAGAAACCGTTCTTTGTTTTTGGATCGGCCCACCCGCGCCGGAAGGCTGATCAGCCGGTCCAGCACTGGCACGTCGCTCTGATCGAGTTTCAATTCCGTTTTGCGGTCGAGCTGGCCAATCTGATCACGCCTCGCGGCGGTCAGGATCAGCAGGCGGACGATGTCGCCGTAATCATCATCGCCACAGGCGTTCCAAACCGCAACGATCTCCTCCGGTTCAAGGAAGTG
This genomic interval from Bradyrhizobium sp. CB82 contains the following:
- a CDS encoding recombinase family protein, whose protein sequence is MGTLIGYARVSTQGQDLSDQLDKLAGAGCKTVYQEKISGVRADRPQLAKLMVKLRPGDVVIVTKLDRLGRSTRELLDLIDRIGKAGAAFKSLGDPLWDTGTPQGRLLSTLLAAIAEFERELIRERTGAGRERAKRDGVKFGPKFKLSAYQRAEALRRRSAGESMTDIARSYGVDKSMISRMR
- a CDS encoding DUF5681 domain-containing protein, producing MADFVGDRKKKFMERRAPPWQPGQSGNPKGRALGSRNRMSESFLEDLRATWQKHGARALETCAVEDPTGFVKIVASLLPKHVDLSVGVDAVQFVTTFRQALDLLGNEPPSSRRRIAKVIEAEEIDDADPD
- a CDS encoding AAA family ATPase codes for the protein MTTPERIDLLEAGFDITPVEGKRAVLGAWSDRPYASRGDIDIWQQLYPAASNTGILTKYTPTFDIDIKNPEGVDAVEALTRERFEERGYILCRFGATPKRAIPFRTGAPFKKIAITLIAPDGNEQKLEFLADGQQFVAFGIHPDTHKPYSWFGGEPGRPIKHDDLPYINQEEAQTLVDQAADLLCRDHGFTRKRRQQQSGGNGFDHDHNDGPANWSYYLGNLIDHDALTAFAMSLLRAKMMDGAVVNFLHQAVGDLQDVDPDRKWRRLDEIQTMVSSARAKIDAEERTSSDPTPPLPLPWLDMSTWDHQPVPERKWAIRDRVPLKQAGLFSGEGGTGKSIIELMKDVAHVAGKDWLGSLPESGPAFYLGAEDDVDEIHIRLAAIAGHYGLTFSELIEGGLHILPLLGKDATLCALTRGGKVEVTGLYRQVYEAAGDIKPKNISIDTLSRAFAGSEIDRVQVYAFAMHMQALAMVSDGSVTVLSHPSLQGIASGSGISGSTAWHGAFRFRQYLKGVKADDGEQRDDNDLREFEFKKNQYGPCSESIVLRYQRGLFLPEGGISNLDKLAREAKAQVVFLDLLRRFLVEGRNVCDKKNANNYAPTAFAREDEAKKHRLKKEELEEAMRQLFKAEKLRVETYGRPSDPRSRLIIV
- a CDS encoding helix-turn-helix domain-containing protein — its product is MSILAHYLTEPELAAQLKKSRRALQVWRHQHKGPPWTQVGSTVFYAEDSVRAWLKALEQQPSDAA
- a CDS encoding DUF3631 domain-containing protein, giving the protein MAEHGIIEFPSPRPFDEEKLRRIQVEAERLASLSELDRAFQLSQPLRAEALGTTSAILKTAVKAIIDERAKREAAEERKKKQLAKEKAQAAKEAERVKRQAEKQAEQEKRRAEKESAHKSKEKIMGFATLARLPVARQAKELGRLAERLGEDVAVLRKECEDFLGIEGGEEAPSETEPWPEPVDVAVLLSEFCDKISRYVALQPHQLTAAVLWTAHCWCYDHGVPIHSPLLAATSAEPDSGKSTLIAVIGRAVPRFSLNVEITGPSLYRHVDRVKPTIMIDEADDLFVRRSDLKHIINAGWTRGAKIPRQVCINGVWETVYFDPYTPKGIALLGRNLPQATRTRCIELRMRPKRADEKKERFHQVDDVEFAMSRRKFARWAADDAAALKDAKPSMLPGLNNRAAMNWHLLLAIAELAGGPWPERAREAAERLTHTGRRPSDNVQLLSAFREIFADGRKTFVTSEEIVAYLRCDPTSIWAEYNHGGKITQRQVAFLLDAFDIHPKPLHPTGRKDFGRMGYEATQFVDAFARYLPDDPIIQSPDKKPGKKRNNSKSLKRPKRR
- a CDS encoding site-specific integrase, whose product is MKFTETNVKKIKPPAAKADHWEPDDKTPGFGIRFRNGGAGIYGIRYGIGGRDRRLAFQPVSKVKLADARAWARRQFVEIGEGVDPAVERAKAAVQNGVHIPDLVDAFVEEMSRNGRSQDYIERTKQYLNGTERSPYFRPLHKIPLAQIDRATVGEHIECIVKENGKIAASRGRAALSVFFGWAIAEAKYGVEYNPVENTKKYQSRKRDHFLEPEEIVAVWNACGDDDYGDIVRLLILTAARRDQIGQLDRKTELKLDQSDVPVLDRLISLPARVGRSKNKERFLIPLSKQAIAILQKRKAREGSDFVFGEGAGGFSGWSKCKTALDERLGDKVRPWVLHDLRRTFDRLGQDVCKIPPHIADALLNHVGVARSGVRGHYNFAEYLDDKREAMQKWGDYVVSLIRDKGAGSVPNTRPTHDQRPGTDH